The proteins below come from a single bacterium genomic window:
- a CDS encoding S8 family serine peptidase — MRKSYPSNTFQAFIVSLFLIIISSLFFVSSGYPWAYFARETTDTTKILLKADRIKQINWDEQIKKLTAQIPNWKNRPFKNEGDFVPDELIIKYKKSTEPKSIKAIEDRESFTVKKISKHLGFRTVKIPKGKSVAELVKKLSKDPNIEYVEPNYRAYIFYFPDDIYLNDPNTTLRRGWYAPVNNEIPVWTDPSTGQQFKYYTYLPYSLYGMRLPSLPQNYTGYISDSGAWEYARGGAGVKVAVIDTGVMSGHEDLLGRVGRGYDYVNNDGIPLDDNGHGTHCAGIIAANADNLRGVCGIASEVTIIPIKVMNAAGVGTMDDIAEGIVGAVKDYNANILNLSLGGYYNSQVVREAVQEALDAGAIIVAAAGNEGLDFVATPSYPAAYPRVITVGSFNYRGSYNYLMQTTGTGTPIRTQYSNYGYIPGRTNSTDTGVEIYAPGGDPELYPIYSTIPYNLGQPRYGQMMGTSMAAPQVAGLCALLYAQGIRSREIITYALWSTSQSPYPPYARGSATYDFGYGVIDPRYTLQYAKDLVLP, encoded by the coding sequence ATGCGTAAATCGTATCCATCAAATACGTTTCAAGCATTTATCGTTTCTTTATTTCTAATCATCATTAGTTCACTATTCTTTGTCTCCAGCGGATACCCCTGGGCGTATTTTGCCCGTGAAACTACCGATACAACAAAAATTCTTCTGAAAGCAGACCGAATTAAACAAATTAACTGGGATGAACAAATTAAGAAATTAACCGCACAAATTCCAAACTGGAAAAATCGGCCGTTTAAAAATGAGGGCGATTTTGTTCCGGATGAATTAATCATCAAATACAAAAAATCTACGGAACCGAAATCAATCAAAGCGATTGAAGACCGCGAATCGTTCACGGTTAAAAAAATCAGTAAACATCTTGGATTCCGAACCGTAAAAATCCCGAAAGGAAAATCGGTAGCAGAATTGGTTAAAAAACTTTCGAAAGACCCGAACATTGAATATGTGGAACCGAACTACCGCGCGTATATATTTTACTTCCCAGACGATATTTATCTCAATGACCCCAACACGACGTTACGGCGTGGCTGGTATGCACCTGTGAATAACGAAATTCCCGTTTGGACTGACCCGTCAACCGGTCAACAATTCAAATATTATACCTATCTCCCGTATTCGCTCTATGGAATGCGGCTCCCGAGTTTACCACAAAATTATACCGGCTACATTTCCGATTCCGGCGCATGGGAGTATGCTCGTGGCGGAGCTGGAGTTAAAGTTGCAGTGATTGATACTGGCGTTATGAGCGGGCATGAAGATTTGCTCGGTCGCGTTGGTCGTGGTTACGATTATGTCAATAATGACGGAATACCGTTAGATGATAACGGGCACGGTACGCATTGTGCTGGGATAATTGCCGCTAATGCGGATAACCTCCGTGGCGTATGCGGGATTGCGTCTGAAGTAACCATTATTCCGATAAAAGTTATGAACGCTGCCGGCGTTGGTACGATGGACGATATCGCTGAAGGTATCGTTGGTGCAGTGAAAGATTATAATGCGAATATTCTCAATTTAAGTCTCGGTGGATATTACAATTCGCAGGTTGTTCGCGAAGCAGTGCAAGAAGCGTTAGACGCTGGTGCAATAATCGTTGCCGCTGCCGGAAATGAAGGTTTAGATTTCGTCGCTACTCCGAGTTATCCCGCTGCGTATCCGCGCGTAATTACTGTCGGTTCATTCAATTATCGCGGGAGTTATAATTACCTGATGCAAACGACGGGAACTGGAACACCTATTCGGACTCAGTATTCAAACTACGGCTATATCCCCGGTCGCACAAATTCAACCGATACTGGCGTTGAAATTTATGCACCTGGCGGTGACCCGGAACTATATCCTATATATAGCACAATTCCATATAATCTTGGTCAACCACGATACGGGCAAATGATGGGAACCTCGATGGCCGCACCGCAAGTCGCTGGACTCTGTGCACTCCTGTATGCGCAAGGGATTAGAAGTCGTGAAATTATAACGTACGCTTTATGGTCAACGTCACAAAGTCCGTATCCGCCGTATGCCCGTGGTTCAGCAACGTATGATTTTGGATACGGAGTTATTGACCCGCGATATACCCTGCAATATGCAAAAGATTTAGTGTTACCTT
- a CDS encoding HU family DNA-binding protein yields MNKQDLINEVAIAADISKVAAERAVESVLDNIAKALKRGDRVTLFGFGNFSVSQKKARVGLNPKTGERIQIPARKAPKFTPSAALKELLNT; encoded by the coding sequence ATGAATAAACAGGATTTAATTAACGAAGTAGCGATCGCTGCCGATATTTCAAAAGTCGCTGCGGAACGAGCGGTTGAGTCAGTGTTAGATAATATTGCGAAAGCGCTGAAAAGAGGTGACCGGGTAACGCTGTTCGGATTCGGGAATTTTAGTGTCTCGCAGAAAAAAGCGCGCGTCGGGTTGAATCCGAAAACTGGTGAACGGATTCAGATTCCGGCTCGGAAAGCGCCGAAGTTTACCCCGAGTGCCGCGTTGAAAGAGTTGTTGAATACCTAA